In one Modestobacter sp. L9-4 genomic region, the following are encoded:
- a CDS encoding ABC transporter permease, translating into MSTIETTPQAAGTDATARRLKFVQRVQRQGALAVLVVLCLVATFQFDTFATGANIRSIGLQASFLAVIALGMTFVIFTGGIDLSVGSVFALGGVLAAWAAQEYNTLAAVLVPLVVCGAIGLVQGLVIAYGKLAPFIVTLAGLLFARGLLLFISDEGATVNKVPADSAFRHLAQGSLLGIPYPIWIVVVFFGIGALVLHRTSFGPTVLAIGGQEDAADLMGLPVARTKVITYTASGLLAGFAGVLIASYTSSGVAIIGVGTELQAISAVVLGGTLLAGGAGTIFGTLVGVLLLQVIANVINQVGSLNSNWQDLVSGGILLAVVVLQRYLAGTVRR; encoded by the coding sequence ATGAGCACCATCGAGACCACTCCCCAGGCGGCCGGCACCGACGCCACCGCGCGCCGGCTGAAGTTCGTCCAGCGCGTGCAGCGGCAGGGCGCGCTCGCCGTCCTGGTCGTGCTGTGCCTGGTGGCCACATTCCAGTTCGACACCTTCGCGACCGGGGCGAACATCCGCTCGATCGGCCTGCAGGCGTCGTTCCTGGCGGTCATCGCGCTCGGCATGACGTTCGTGATCTTCACCGGCGGCATCGACCTGTCGGTCGGCTCCGTCTTCGCCCTCGGCGGCGTGCTCGCCGCCTGGGCGGCGCAGGAGTACAACACCCTCGCCGCGGTGCTCGTGCCGCTCGTGGTGTGCGGGGCGATCGGGCTCGTGCAGGGCCTGGTCATCGCCTACGGCAAGCTCGCGCCGTTCATCGTCACCCTGGCCGGGCTGCTGTTCGCCCGCGGCCTGCTGCTGTTCATCAGCGACGAGGGCGCCACGGTGAACAAGGTGCCCGCCGACAGCGCCTTCCGGCACCTGGCGCAGGGCAGCCTGCTGGGCATCCCGTACCCGATCTGGATCGTGGTGGTGTTCTTCGGCATCGGGGCGCTCGTGCTGCACCGCACGTCCTTCGGGCCGACGGTGCTGGCGATCGGTGGCCAGGAGGACGCCGCGGACCTGATGGGCCTCCCCGTCGCCCGCACCAAGGTCATCACCTACACCGCCAGCGGCCTGCTCGCCGGGTTCGCCGGCGTGCTCATCGCCAGCTACACGTCCTCGGGCGTGGCCATCATCGGCGTGGGCACCGAGCTGCAGGCCATCTCCGCGGTGGTGCTCGGCGGCACGCTGCTGGCCGGTGGCGCCGGCACGATCTTCGGCACGCTGGTCGGCGTCCTGCTGCTGCAGGTCATCGCCAACGTGATCAACCAGGTCGGCTCGCTGAACTCGAACTGGCAGGACCTGGTCAGCGGCGGCATCCTGCTCGCCGTCGTCGTCCTGCAGCGCTACCTCGCCGGGACGGTCCGCAGATGA
- a CDS encoding ABC transporter permease, giving the protein MVEHTATAAGTTPAPPPASAPPADAAPSRRRLDGEWFRRNGVYLGLVALVLVNLVITPHFASTGSLRLQLVQVAPIIVVSLGMALVIGTGGIDLSVGAVMAMTAAVIPLYIGYGTLGAIAVGLIAGVLSGALAGSVVARIGVQPIIATLAIMVGLRGLANIVGGQIKSIRDPGFRTLGSGSVLGIPWVVLIAIVVAVLVWVLMSRTTFGRQLVAIGGNDRASALAGLPVKRVLTTVYVISGVLAALAGVLLVARNQASDPTQLGRLVELTAITAVVVGGTPLTGGQVRVLGTVAGALLMQLITYTLVAHDITNSVAQMVQAVIVVLAVYAQVGTRKRRRSRA; this is encoded by the coding sequence GTGGTTGAGCACACCGCGACCGCAGCGGGCACCACCCCCGCTCCCCCACCGGCGTCCGCACCCCCGGCCGACGCCGCGCCGTCGCGCCGCCGGCTCGACGGTGAGTGGTTCCGCCGCAACGGCGTCTACCTGGGGCTGGTGGCGCTGGTCCTGGTCAACCTGGTGATCACCCCGCACTTCGCCAGCACCGGGTCGCTGCGGCTGCAGCTGGTGCAGGTCGCGCCGATCATCGTCGTCAGCCTGGGCATGGCCCTGGTCATCGGCACCGGCGGCATCGACCTCTCCGTCGGTGCGGTGATGGCCATGACCGCGGCGGTCATCCCGCTCTACATCGGCTACGGCACCCTCGGTGCCATCGCCGTCGGGCTGATCGCCGGCGTGCTCTCCGGCGCCCTCGCCGGCAGCGTGGTGGCCCGGATCGGGGTGCAGCCGATCATCGCGACGCTGGCGATCATGGTCGGCCTGCGCGGCCTGGCCAACATCGTCGGCGGGCAGATCAAGAGCATCCGCGACCCCGGGTTCCGCACCCTGGGCAGCGGCTCGGTGCTCGGCATCCCATGGGTCGTGCTGATCGCGATCGTGGTGGCGGTGCTGGTCTGGGTGCTGATGAGCCGCACCACCTTCGGCCGCCAGCTGGTCGCCATCGGCGGCAACGACCGGGCCTCGGCGCTGGCCGGTCTGCCGGTGAAGCGGGTGCTCACCACGGTCTACGTGATCTCCGGGGTGCTGGCCGCGCTGGCCGGCGTGCTGCTCGTGGCGCGCAACCAGGCCAGCGACCCGACCCAGCTGGGCCGGCTGGTCGAGCTCACCGCGATCACCGCGGTCGTCGTCGGCGGCACACCGCTGACCGGCGGCCAGGTGCGGGTCCTGGGCACGGTGGCCGGTGCGCTGCTGATGCAGCTGATCACCTACACCCTCGTCGCCCACGACATCACCAACTCCGTCGCCCAGATGGTGCAGGCGGTCATCGTCGTCCTGGCCGTGTACGCCCAGGTGGGCACCCGGAAGCGGCGGAGGTCGCGCGCATGA